From Alphaproteobacteria bacterium, a single genomic window includes:
- a CDS encoding PLP-dependent aminotransferase family protein translates to MGFDYAAHFRKGLPAPAPAPFKGFPPFYFVGGNNAPESLPVPDLIAAATRALEKEGANLAIYNLMTGPQGYRPLREWIAGRLKRWTAIECSADDMIVTTGSLQALDLVHQVLLEPGDVVVIEGGTYGGTMTRLKGVQAEYVGVAMDDDGIIPAELEKVLGQIKAAGKRCKYVYTIPTVQNPTGTVMSLERRHAILDIARKHDIMIFEDDCYADLTWSGTRPPAIRSLDTEGRVIYCGTFSKSIAPALRVGYLVADWPFIAQALPLKTDAGSGALEQVTLAEFCTAQFEDHVGKLVGLLKTKCDAIQEALHENFGTAAEFRAPEGGIFIWVTLPKEVDSSALAVAAAKEGIAINPGREWVADPETGKHSFRLCFGQPSVETIREGVAKLADVCHREFGVPVRSGNVQR, encoded by the coding sequence ATGGGGTTCGACTACGCCGCCCATTTCCGCAAGGGCCTGCCCGCGCCCGCGCCCGCGCCGTTCAAGGGCTTTCCGCCGTTTTATTTCGTCGGCGGCAACAACGCGCCGGAATCGCTGCCGGTGCCGGACCTGATCGCCGCCGCCACGCGCGCGCTGGAGAAAGAGGGCGCCAACCTCGCCATCTACAATCTGATGACCGGCCCGCAGGGCTATCGCCCGCTGCGCGAGTGGATCGCCGGCCGCCTGAAACGCTGGACCGCCATCGAGTGCTCGGCCGACGACATGATCGTCACCACCGGCTCGCTCCAGGCGCTGGACCTGGTGCACCAGGTGCTGCTGGAGCCGGGCGACGTAGTGGTGATCGAGGGCGGCACCTATGGCGGCACCATGACCCGGCTGAAAGGCGTCCAGGCGGAATATGTCGGCGTCGCCATGGACGATGACGGCATCATCCCGGCCGAGCTGGAGAAAGTGCTGGGCCAGATCAAGGCGGCGGGCAAGCGCTGCAAATACGTCTACACCATCCCGACGGTGCAGAACCCGACCGGCACGGTCATGAGCCTGGAGCGACGCCACGCCATCCTCGACATCGCGCGCAAGCACGACATCATGATTTTCGAGGACGACTGCTATGCCGACCTGACCTGGTCCGGCACACGGCCGCCGGCGATCCGCTCGCTCGATACCGAGGGGCGGGTGATCTATTGCGGCACCTTCTCCAAGTCGATCGCGCCGGCGCTGCGGGTCGGCTATCTGGTGGCCGACTGGCCGTTCATCGCCCAGGCGCTGCCGCTGAAGACCGACGCCGGCTCGGGCGCGCTGGAACAGGTGACGCTGGCCGAGTTCTGCACCGCGCAGTTCGAGGACCATGTCGGCAAGCTGGTCGGCCTGCTCAAGACCAAATGCGACGCCATCCAGGAGGCGCTGCACGAGAATTTCGGCACCGCCGCCGAATTCCGGGCGCCGGAAGGCGGCATTTTCATCTGGGTCACCCTGCCGAAGGAGGTGGATTCGAGCGCGCTGGCGGTGGCTGCCGCCAAAGAAGGCATCGCCATCAATCCCGGCCGCGAATGGGTGGCCGATCCCGAGACCGGCAAGCACTCCTTCCGCCTCTGCTTCGGCCAGCCCAGCGTCGAAACGATCCGCGAGGGCGTTGCCAAGCTGGCGGATGTCTGCCACCGCGAATTCGGCGTGCCGGTGCGCTCCGGCAACGTGCAGCGCTAG
- a CDS encoding NAD(P)-dependent oxidoreductase: protein MEIGYVGLGAMGGALARRLMLSHKLHVLDLRPDVVQGFVDKGAIPAQNGAALAQACDIVLTCLPRSANVREAIFGPGGLAEGLEPGKIVVDQTSGDPDETRAMAAELAERGVTLIDAPVSGGPAGADAGTIAIMVGGPLEAFEKVKPYFLSISPNVMHCGDVGNGHVVKIVNNTIAACNRLAMYEAVAVGRKYGLSLQTISDVVNKSSGRSGATERTLPALLEGTEASNFAIGLMLKDVSLGTKLGINAGAPMLLAGVVRGMLQAGTYELGESANLDDIRQMIEAWADVKLVG from the coding sequence ATGGAAATCGGTTATGTCGGCCTCGGGGCCATGGGGGGCGCGCTCGCCCGCCGGTTGATGCTGAGCCACAAGCTGCACGTGCTGGACCTGCGCCCGGACGTGGTGCAGGGCTTTGTCGACAAGGGCGCTATCCCGGCCCAGAACGGCGCGGCGCTGGCCCAGGCCTGCGACATCGTCCTGACCTGCCTGCCGCGCTCGGCCAATGTGCGTGAGGCGATTTTCGGCCCCGGTGGCCTGGCCGAGGGGCTGGAGCCCGGCAAGATCGTCGTCGACCAGACCTCCGGCGATCCGGACGAGACCCGCGCCATGGCCGCCGAACTGGCCGAGCGCGGCGTGACCCTGATCGACGCCCCGGTCTCCGGCGGCCCGGCGGGCGCCGATGCCGGCACCATCGCCATCATGGTCGGCGGCCCGCTGGAGGCGTTCGAGAAGGTGAAGCCTTATTTCCTGTCGATCAGCCCGAATGTCATGCATTGCGGCGATGTCGGCAACGGCCATGTGGTGAAGATCGTCAACAACACCATCGCCGCCTGCAACCGGCTGGCGATGTACGAGGCGGTGGCCGTCGGCCGCAAATACGGCCTGTCGCTGCAAACCATCTCGGACGTGGTCAACAAGTCGTCGGGCCGCAGCGGTGCCACCGAGCGCACCCTGCCGGCGCTGTTGGAGGGCACGGAAGCCTCGAACTTCGCCATCGGTCTGATGCTGAAGGACGTGAGCCTGGGCACCAAGCTCGGCATCAATGCCGGCGCGCCGATGTTGCTGGCGGGCGTGGTCCGCGGCATGTTACAGGCCGGTACCTACGAACTGGGCGAGAGCGCCAATCTCGACGACATCCGCCAGATGATCGAAGCCTGGGCCGATGTGAAACTGGTCGGCTAG
- a CDS encoding enoyl-CoA hydratase/isomerase family protein has protein sequence MATPYGSYPDIGVTLDNHVAVIELQRPPHNYFDYTLIESIAAACEDLGTDAQCRAIVLCAQGKNFCAGGNFTQPVQDTKPRKGHLYQEAVRLFRTPKPIIGAIQGAAVGGGLGLALVPDFRVACPEARFSANFTRLGFHPGFGLTVTLPEVIGKSRTQLMFYTSRRIKAEEAKEWGLVDVLVPMDALRETAVALATEIAECSPISILETRKTMRGDLADRVKAATDHELSIQDRLRGTEDFKEGVRAMTERRVPVWKGR, from the coding sequence ATGGCCACCCCCTATGGCAGCTATCCGGACATCGGCGTCACGCTGGACAACCATGTCGCCGTCATCGAGCTTCAGCGCCCGCCGCACAATTATTTCGACTACACCCTGATCGAGTCGATTGCCGCGGCCTGCGAGGACCTGGGCACCGACGCCCAATGCCGCGCCATCGTGCTCTGCGCCCAGGGCAAGAATTTCTGCGCCGGCGGCAACTTCACCCAGCCGGTGCAGGACACGAAACCCCGCAAGGGCCATCTGTATCAGGAGGCCGTGCGCCTGTTCCGCACGCCGAAGCCGATCATCGGCGCGATCCAGGGCGCGGCGGTCGGCGGCGGCCTGGGCCTGGCGCTGGTGCCGGATTTCCGGGTGGCCTGCCCGGAAGCGCGCTTCTCCGCCAATTTCACCCGATTGGGCTTCCATCCGGGCTTCGGCCTGACGGTGACCCTGCCGGAGGTGATCGGCAAGAGCCGCACCCAGCTCATGTTCTACACATCCCGCCGCATCAAGGCCGAGGAGGCCAAGGAATGGGGCCTGGTCGACGTGTTGGTGCCGATGGACGCATTGCGGGAGACCGCCGTGGCTCTGGCGACCGAAATCGCCGAGTGCTCGCCGATTTCGATCCTGGAGACGCGCAAGACCATGCGCGGCGACCTGGCCGACCGGGTGAAAGCGGCCACCGACCATGAGCTTTCCATCCAGGACCGTCTGCGCGGGACCGAGGACTTCAAGGAAGGCGTGCGCGCCATGACCGAGCGCCGGGTTCCGGTCTGGAAGGGCCGCTGA
- a CDS encoding acyl-CoA dehydrogenase family protein, producing the protein MNASVEQQAFRSDARDWLAANFPPALKDKSYRALADKDPALAADLEVWRSRLAGKGWGAPTWPAEYGGAGLGHPQAKVIQEEMEAIGAFNPIPTLAGMGVTMVGPTMLEYGTDDQKARHLRGMASGEVRWCLGLSEPNAGSDLASLGTKAEDKGDHFVVNGQKIWTSGADISQWCGALVRTDPAKPKRDGISFVLLPMDQPGVRTRPIPLISGASPFCETYFDDARADKADLLGELNDGWSVIKRLLQHERQSQTSAGRRKLDNEEPLQDLAKRYVGTDADGTLSDKDLRARLTDNLMAAKAHELTIARITAEARGQVKVSAAASILKNSATRVAQTKAELKMEIMGAQGVGWDGEAYEADELASVREWLFGKAASIYGGSFEVQYNIISKNILGLPETTQKG; encoded by the coding sequence ATGAATGCCAGTGTTGAACAGCAGGCCTTTCGCAGCGACGCCCGCGACTGGCTCGCCGCCAATTTTCCCCCGGCGCTGAAGGACAAGTCCTACCGGGCGCTCGCCGACAAAGATCCGGCGCTTGCCGCCGACCTGGAGGTTTGGCGCTCGCGCCTGGCCGGCAAGGGCTGGGGCGCGCCGACCTGGCCGGCCGAATACGGTGGCGCCGGCCTCGGCCATCCGCAGGCCAAGGTGATTCAGGAAGAAATGGAGGCCATTGGCGCCTTCAATCCGATCCCGACGCTGGCCGGCATGGGCGTGACCATGGTCGGCCCGACCATGCTGGAATACGGCACCGACGACCAGAAGGCCCGGCACCTGCGGGGGATGGCCAGTGGCGAAGTCCGCTGGTGCCTGGGCCTGTCGGAGCCGAATGCGGGCTCCGACCTGGCCTCGCTCGGCACCAAGGCCGAGGACAAGGGTGATCATTTCGTCGTCAACGGCCAGAAAATCTGGACCTCCGGCGCCGATATCTCGCAATGGTGCGGGGCGCTGGTGCGCACCGACCCGGCCAAGCCGAAGCGCGACGGCATCAGCTTCGTGCTGCTGCCGATGGACCAGCCCGGCGTGCGCACCCGGCCAATCCCGCTGATCTCCGGCGCCTCGCCGTTCTGCGAGACCTATTTCGACGACGCCCGCGCCGACAAGGCCGACCTGCTGGGTGAGCTCAACGACGGCTGGAGCGTGATCAAGCGCTTGTTGCAGCATGAGCGCCAGAGCCAGACCAGCGCCGGCCGCCGCAAGCTCGACAACGAGGAACCGTTGCAAGACCTGGCGAAACGCTATGTCGGCACCGACGCGGACGGCACGCTCAGCGACAAGGACCTGCGCGCGCGCCTGACCGACAATCTGATGGCGGCGAAGGCGCACGAACTGACCATCGCCCGCATCACCGCGGAGGCCAGGGGCCAGGTCAAGGTCTCGGCGGCGGCATCGATCCTGAAAAACTCCGCCACCCGCGTCGCCCAGACCAAGGCCGAGCTCAAGATGGAGATCATGGGCGCACAGGGCGTCGGCTGGGACGGAGAGGCCTATGAGGCCGACGAACTGGCCAGCGTGCGCGAATGGCTGTTCGGCAAGGCGGCGTCGATCTATGGCGGCTCGTTCGAGGTGCAATACAACATCATCTCGAAGAACATTCTGGGCCTGCCCGAAACCACCCAGAAGGGCTGA
- a CDS encoding acyl-CoA dehydrogenase family protein, with product MAALSEEQSIIRDQAKAWAVEQAPVQAFRAVRDAHLPGAFEPKTWAAMAELGWTGIVIPEAYGGSDLGYLTFGLVLEELGRNLTAAPLFASALVGASALLLGGNEAQKRALLPEIAKGQAIVTLAVDEGPRHAPAATAMTAVAEAGGFRLDGEKTFVLEGMAATHLIVAARTAGRPGETAGITLFLVPADAAGIRRAPIGTMDSRGYATIRFDGVAVPADAVLGAVDGGFPLLDATMDRARAGLAAEMLGTAAAAFDLTLDYLKTRKQFGRVIGSFQALGHRAAALFSSLELARSCVEAALQALDDGAPDAAQLCSLAKARMGECLYDMSNDLIQIHGGIGMTDEFDAGLYLKRARVLEAAFGNRAFHRDRYARLLGY from the coding sequence ATGGCAGCACTCAGCGAAGAACAATCCATCATCCGCGACCAGGCCAAGGCCTGGGCGGTGGAGCAGGCACCGGTCCAGGCCTTCCGGGCCGTGCGCGACGCGCACCTGCCCGGCGCCTTCGAACCCAAGACCTGGGCGGCGATGGCCGAACTGGGATGGACCGGCATCGTCATCCCGGAAGCCTATGGCGGCTCCGACCTGGGCTATCTCACCTTCGGTCTGGTGCTGGAGGAACTGGGGCGCAATCTGACCGCCGCACCGCTGTTCGCCTCGGCGCTGGTCGGCGCCTCGGCCCTGCTGCTGGGCGGCAACGAGGCGCAAAAACGGGCGCTGTTGCCGGAGATCGCCAAGGGCCAGGCCATCGTCACCCTGGCGGTCGACGAAGGCCCGCGCCACGCCCCGGCGGCCACCGCCATGACGGCGGTCGCCGAGGCGGGCGGTTTCCGGCTCGACGGCGAAAAGACATTCGTTCTGGAAGGGATGGCCGCGACCCACCTGATCGTCGCGGCGCGCACCGCGGGCCGACCGGGCGAGACCGCGGGGATCACGCTGTTCCTGGTGCCGGCCGATGCGGCGGGCATCCGCCGTGCGCCGATCGGCACCATGGATAGCCGCGGCTATGCCACCATCCGCTTCGACGGCGTCGCGGTGCCGGCGGACGCGGTGCTGGGCGCGGTCGACGGCGGCTTTCCGTTGCTGGATGCGACGATGGACCGGGCGCGGGCCGGGCTGGCGGCGGAAATGCTGGGCACGGCGGCGGCGGCGTTCGACCTGACGCTGGACTATCTGAAGACGCGCAAGCAGTTCGGGCGGGTGATCGGCTCGTTCCAGGCGCTGGGGCATCGCGCGGCGGCGCTGTTCAGCAGCCTGGAACTGGCGCGGTCCTGCGTCGAGGCAGCGTTGCAGGCGCTGGACGACGGCGCGCCGGACGCGGCCCAGCTCTGTTCGCTCGCCAAGGCCCGCATGGGCGAATGCCTCTATGACATGTCGAACGACCTGATCCAGATCCATGGCGGCATCGGCATGACCGACGAGTTCGACGCCGGCCTCTATCTGAAGCGCGCCCGCGTGCTGGAGGCGGCGTTCGGCAACCGCGCCTTCCATCGCGACCGCTATGCGCGCCTGCTCGGCTATTAG
- a CDS encoding acyl-CoA synthetase → MFPGQTAETRPDHPAVIMAGTGEIVTHAQLDAHSNRIAQYLHAQGLRRGDHCAVLMENVPQFFAAMWAGLRSGLHVTPVNRYLPPADVAYILEDSGAQAVMTSPGKAESIQKLGDRAPGCRLRLCLGGAAEGLVDLDRELAALPDAPLAEQPMGAFMFYSSGTTGRPKGIKRPLTEQWIGHGMLQTASLAAYGFSEDTVYLSPAPIYHAAPCAWSIGVQALGGTVVMMERFDEEAALRLIERHRITHSQWVPTMFVRMLKLPEAVRRRYDLSSHQMAVHAAAPCPVEVKRQMIDWWGPILLEYYGASEGNGRTSLDSAEWLQKPGSVGRAKSGILHICDDEGTELPPGETGLIYFEQPERPFSYHNDPDKTLAAQHPVHPNWTALGDVGYVDADGYLFLTDRKSFMIISGGVNIYPQQIEDVLVLHPKVADVGVIGVPNDEFGEEVKAVVQAADGVTPDAALAEELIAFARERLAGYMVPRSVDFWAELPRLPTGKLYKNELRAPYWEGRSQRI, encoded by the coding sequence ATGTTTCCCGGCCAGACCGCCGAAACCCGTCCCGACCACCCCGCCGTGATCATGGCGGGAACCGGCGAAATCGTGACCCATGCGCAGTTGGACGCCCATTCCAACCGCATCGCGCAGTATCTCCACGCCCAGGGCCTGCGCCGCGGCGACCATTGCGCGGTGCTGATGGAGAATGTGCCGCAATTCTTCGCGGCCATGTGGGCGGGGCTGCGCTCCGGCCTGCACGTGACGCCGGTCAACCGCTATCTGCCGCCGGCCGACGTCGCCTATATCCTGGAGGATTCCGGCGCCCAGGCGGTGATGACCTCGCCCGGCAAGGCCGAGAGCATCCAGAAGCTGGGCGACCGGGCGCCGGGCTGCCGGCTGCGGCTGTGCCTGGGGGGCGCGGCGGAGGGGCTGGTCGACCTCGACCGCGAACTGGCAGCCTTGCCCGACGCGCCGCTGGCCGAGCAGCCCATGGGCGCGTTCATGTTCTACAGCTCCGGCACCACCGGCCGGCCGAAGGGCATCAAGCGGCCGCTGACCGAGCAGTGGATCGGCCACGGCATGTTGCAGACCGCCTCGCTGGCCGCCTATGGCTTCAGCGAGGACACGGTCTATCTGTCGCCGGCGCCGATCTACCATGCCGCGCCCTGCGCCTGGAGCATCGGCGTGCAGGCCCTGGGCGGCACCGTGGTGATGATGGAGCGGTTCGACGAGGAAGCGGCGTTGCGCCTGATCGAGCGCCACCGCATCACCCACAGCCAGTGGGTGCCGACCATGTTCGTGCGCATGCTGAAACTGCCGGAGGCGGTGCGACGGCGCTACGATCTCTCCAGCCACCAAATGGCGGTGCATGCCGCGGCCCCCTGTCCGGTCGAGGTCAAGCGGCAGATGATCGATTGGTGGGGGCCGATCCTGCTGGAATATTACGGCGCCTCCGAAGGCAATGGCCGCACCTCGCTTGACAGTGCGGAGTGGTTGCAGAAGCCCGGCTCCGTCGGCCGCGCCAAAAGCGGCATTCTCCACATCTGCGACGACGAGGGCACCGAATTGCCGCCGGGCGAGACCGGCCTGATCTATTTCGAGCAGCCGGAACGGCCGTTCTCCTATCACAACGACCCGGACAAGACGCTGGCGGCGCAGCACCCGGTCCACCCGAATTGGACCGCGCTCGGCGATGTCGGCTATGTCGATGCCGACGGCTATCTGTTCCTGACCGACCGCAAGAGCTTCATGATCATTTCCGGCGGCGTGAACATCTATCCGCAGCAGATCGAGGATGTGCTGGTGCTGCACCCGAAGGTGGCGGATGTCGGCGTGATCGGCGTGCCGAACGATGAGTTCGGCGAAGAGGTCAAGGCCGTGGTCCAGGCGGCGGACGGCGTCACGCCCGACGCGGCGCTCGCCGAAGAGTTGATCGCCTTCGCGCGCGAGCGGCTGGCCGGCTATATGGTGCCGCGTTCGGTGGATTTCTGGGCGGAACTGCCGCGCCTGCCGACCGGCAAGCTCTACAAGAACGAACTGCGCGCACCCTATTGGGAAGGCCGCAGCCAGCGGATCTGA
- a CDS encoding acetyl-CoA C-acetyltransferase: MGEAWIIDACRTPRGIGKYGKGALSTIHPQQLGASVLKALAKRNALDTAAVDDIVWGTSAQVAQQGGDLGRMAALDAGYDTKASGVTLDRYCGSGITAVNMAAASIMAGMEDLVVAGGTEMMSMPNRRNPNDSPTMDNGNLRLRAKHPQTHQGICADAIATLEGISRETLDELGYVSQQRAAHAIENGHFAKSLVPVYHEDGTLALDHEEYPRPQTTREGLANLKPAFQAMADHPLDEAGTTYRNLILQKYPDLDINFVHHAGNSSGVVDGAAALLLASPDYAKAHGMKPRARIVAWANVGDSPTLMLNAPVPAAKKALARAGLTLADIDLFEINEAFAVVAEKFIRDLDLDREKVNVNGGSIALGHPIGATGSILIGTVLDELERRDLQRGLVTMCAAGGMAPAVIIERM; encoded by the coding sequence ATGGGCGAAGCCTGGATCATCGACGCCTGCCGCACCCCCCGCGGCATCGGCAAATACGGCAAGGGCGCCTTGTCGACCATCCACCCGCAGCAATTGGGCGCCAGCGTGCTGAAGGCCCTGGCCAAGCGCAACGCCCTCGACACCGCCGCGGTCGACGACATCGTCTGGGGCACCAGCGCCCAGGTGGCGCAGCAGGGCGGCGATCTCGGCCGCATGGCGGCGCTGGATGCCGGCTACGACACCAAGGCCAGCGGCGTCACGCTCGACCGCTATTGCGGCTCCGGCATCACCGCGGTGAACATGGCGGCGGCCTCGATCATGGCCGGCATGGAGGATCTGGTGGTTGCCGGCGGCACCGAAATGATGTCGATGCCGAACCGGCGCAATCCCAACGACTCGCCGACCATGGACAACGGCAATCTGCGCCTGCGCGCCAAACACCCGCAGACCCACCAGGGCATTTGCGCCGACGCCATCGCCACCCTGGAGGGCATCAGCCGCGAGACGCTGGACGAACTGGGCTATGTCAGCCAGCAGCGCGCCGCCCATGCCATCGAAAACGGGCATTTCGCCAAAAGCCTGGTGCCGGTCTATCACGAGGACGGCACGCTGGCGCTGGACCACGAGGAATATCCGCGGCCGCAGACCACGCGCGAGGGGCTGGCGAACCTGAAGCCGGCCTTCCAGGCCATGGCCGACCACCCGCTGGACGAGGCCGGCACGACGTATCGCAACCTGATCCTGCAGAAATACCCGGATCTGGATATCAATTTCGTGCACCATGCCGGCAACTCGTCCGGCGTGGTCGACGGCGCGGCGGCGCTGTTGCTGGCCTCGCCGGACTACGCCAAGGCGCACGGCATGAAGCCGCGGGCGCGCATCGTCGCCTGGGCCAATGTCGGCGACTCGCCGACCCTGATGCTGAACGCGCCGGTGCCGGCGGCGAAAAAGGCGCTGGCCCGGGCGGGTCTGACGCTCGCCGATATCGACCTGTTCGAGATCAACGAGGCGTTCGCGGTCGTTGCCGAGAAGTTCATCCGCGACCTGGACCTGGACCGGGAGAAGGTGAACGTCAACGGCGGCTCCATCGCCCTCGGCCATCCGATCGGCGCCACCGGCTCGATCCTGATCGGCACGGTGCTGGACGAGTTGGAGCGCCGCGACCTGCAACGGGGGCTGGTCACCATGTGCGCCGCCGGCGGCATGGCGCCTGCCGTCATCATCGAGCGGATGTAG
- a CDS encoding cation:proton antiporter, with protein MTSLFWLIILAAFVAYSLVSGALGRTVLTLPILFAALGYALSETMTAALSPALVGESKWLLAEVTLVLVLFSDASTVRFRRMGRNWRLPARMLIVGMPLTVALGTVATLSLEPSIGFALAMLVAALLTPTDAALGQSVVTSADVPERLSQSINVESGLNDGLALPFVLVGAILAAGLGREVLGGMLVEALGEVILGPLAGVAVGCGVARAMDWAEERDWVVPSAGGVVFLCTAFAAYLLAGAIGGNGFIAAFVAGMAFGNTYRHDIRFIREFVEGEGQILTMASFFAFGALLLPQGLAFASPGAVVLAVLFLTVVRMLPIYLSLAGTGLALREKLFLGWFGPRGLASILFTLIMTERYDLPYEHDVLAIVSLTVGLSILLHGITASPLARWMGRRSPDDPQRPSRAGECS; from the coding sequence ATGACCTCTCTGTTCTGGTTGATCATCCTTGCGGCATTCGTCGCCTATTCCCTGGTGAGCGGCGCGCTGGGGCGGACGGTGCTGACCTTGCCGATCCTGTTTGCCGCCCTGGGCTATGCCCTGTCGGAGACCATGACCGCGGCACTGAGCCCCGCCCTGGTGGGCGAAAGCAAGTGGTTGCTGGCGGAGGTGACGCTGGTGCTGGTGCTGTTCTCGGACGCCAGCACGGTGCGGTTTCGGCGCATGGGGCGAAACTGGCGCCTTCCCGCCCGGATGCTGATCGTGGGCATGCCCTTGACCGTGGCCCTCGGCACCGTGGCGACGCTGTCTCTGGAGCCGTCGATCGGCTTTGCGCTCGCAATGTTGGTTGCGGCCTTGCTGACGCCGACGGATGCGGCGCTCGGCCAGTCCGTGGTCACCAGCGCGGACGTGCCGGAGCGGCTGAGCCAGTCCATCAATGTGGAAAGCGGGCTGAACGACGGGCTGGCGCTGCCCTTCGTCCTGGTCGGCGCGATCCTGGCGGCGGGGCTCGGCCGGGAGGTGCTGGGCGGCATGCTGGTCGAGGCGCTGGGCGAGGTGATCCTGGGGCCGCTGGCCGGCGTGGCCGTGGGGTGCGGGGTCGCGCGGGCGATGGACTGGGCCGAGGAGCGGGACTGGGTGGTGCCGTCCGCCGGGGGCGTCGTGTTCCTTTGCACCGCCTTTGCCGCCTATCTCCTGGCCGGCGCCATCGGCGGCAACGGCTTTATCGCCGCCTTCGTCGCCGGGATGGCGTTCGGCAACACCTATCGGCACGATATTCGCTTCATCCGCGAATTCGTGGAGGGGGAGGGGCAGATCCTGACCATGGCGTCCTTCTTCGCCTTCGGCGCCCTGCTGCTGCCGCAGGGCCTGGCCTTCGCCTCGCCGGGGGCGGTCGTGCTGGCGGTGCTGTTTCTGACCGTGGTGCGCATGCTGCCGATCTACCTGTCATTGGCCGGCACCGGCCTCGCCCTGCGCGAGAAATTGTTCCTCGGCTGGTTCGGTCCGCGCGGCCTGGCGTCGATCCTGTTCACGCTGATCATGACAGAGCGGTACGACCTGCCCTACGAGCACGACGTGCTGGCCATCGTGTCGCTGACGGTGGGGCTATCCATTTTGCTGCACGGCATCACGGCCAGCCCGCTGGCACGCTGGATGGGGCGGCGGTCGCCGGACGATCCGCAACGGCCGAGCCGGGCCGGCGAGTGCTCCTAA
- a CDS encoding TauD/TfdA family dioxygenase, whose amino-acid sequence MPQPWTTTALPGASFGKAIVTDLPAAAFVAAAEADADCLVAALADGHGLMRLRGLGALSEEPELLLRLSRLFGDEVEDYRTTTTPKNMVHPDVPQIFVVSNTPPFSRPPPARPEPPLTADGALPVRFPHRIGWHTDQSYRRPPPDISLFYCHRPAPPDQAQTLYADGVAAYAALPDDLKARVEGLQALHVRPRSGRSPLQLRAGERPKPLPPHEQPQPQPVARTHPVTGQTALFLCEYGQLDWQNGPFVGLEPGPDGEGARLAVQLMHHYTDPRFVYAHEWRQGDLIVYDNRCTIHAATWFDADRYERIMWRTTVRGNPGPDYAGEAPSWIPRPE is encoded by the coding sequence GTGCCCCAGCCCTGGACGACGACGGCCCTGCCGGGCGCCTCGTTCGGCAAAGCGATCGTGACGGACCTGCCGGCCGCCGCCTTCGTCGCCGCCGCCGAAGCCGATGCGGATTGCCTGGTCGCGGCGCTGGCCGACGGGCACGGGCTGATGCGGCTGCGCGGCCTGGGCGCCCTCTCGGAAGAACCGGAATTGCTGCTGCGCCTGTCGCGGCTGTTCGGCGACGAGGTCGAGGACTATCGCACGACGACCACGCCGAAAAACATGGTCCATCCCGACGTGCCGCAGATCTTCGTGGTCTCGAACACGCCGCCGTTTTCGCGGCCGCCGCCGGCCCGGCCGGAGCCGCCGTTGACCGCCGATGGCGCGCTGCCGGTGCGCTTCCCCCACCGCATCGGCTGGCACACCGACCAGAGCTACCGGCGGCCGCCGCCGGATATCTCGCTGTTCTATTGCCACCGGCCGGCGCCGCCGGACCAGGCCCAGACCCTCTATGCCGACGGGGTTGCCGCCTATGCCGCCTTGCCGGACGACCTGAAGGCACGGGTCGAGGGGTTGCAGGCCTTGCATGTCCGGCCGCGCTCCGGCCGGTCGCCACTGCAATTGCGGGCGGGCGAGAGGCCCAAGCCCCTGCCGCCGCACGAACAGCCGCAGCCGCAACCGGTGGCGCGGACGCATCCGGTGACGGGGCAGACAGCCTTGTTTCTCTGCGAATACGGTCAGTTGGACTGGCAGAACGGGCCGTTTGTCGGCCTGGAGCCTGGGCCGGATGGCGAGGGCGCCCGCCTGGCCGTGCAACTGATGCATCACTACACCGACCCACGCTTCGTCTATGCGCACGAATGGCGCCAGGGCGACCTGATTGTCTATGATAACCGCTGCACCATTCACGCGGCGACCTGGTTCGATGCGGACCGGTACGAGCGGATCATGTGGCGGACCACGGTGCGCGGCAATCCGGGCCCGGACTATGCGGGTGAGGCACCGAGTTGGATTCCCCGGCCGGAGTGA